The Chanodichthys erythropterus isolate Z2021 chromosome 14, ASM2448905v1, whole genome shotgun sequence genome window below encodes:
- the LOC137035507 gene encoding L-rhamnose-binding lectin CSL3-like, translated as MLVQKLIWITLLQFLCQHVSAGASKAKTTTKTIVTCEGESADLKCDVGIIKVLKASYGRTDCKTCASGKPADQLSNTRCLAQSSLSTMSARCDGTKSCTVSAANSVFSDPCVGTYKYLNVTYDCVQPSADAKANANTKPNTKTTKTAVTCEGESAGLTCDVGIIKVLKANYGRTDCKTCASGKPADQLSNTRCLAQSSLSTMSDRCDGTQSCTVPAVNSVFSDPCYGTYKYLDVTYDCVKSSADAKTNTKPTNPKTKTMVTCEGESASLKCDVGFIKVLKANYGRTDCKTCASGKPADQLSNTRCLAQSSLCTMSARCDGTQSCTVPAVNSVFSDPCVGTYKYLNVTYDCVQSKEQCNRCQMG; from the exons ATGTTGGTGCAAAAGCTAATCTGGATCACAT tgttgCAATTTCTGTGTCAACATG TATCTGCAGGTGCTTCAAAAGCAAAAACAACTACAAAAACAATTGTGACCTGTGAAGGAGAATCTGCGGATCTCAAATGTG ATGTGGGGATCATAAAGGTTCTTAAAGCCAGTTATGGGCGGACTGATTGCAAAACGTGTGCTAGTGGGAAACCAGCTGATCAGCTCTCAAATACACGCTGTCTCGCACAGTCATCTCTCTCCACAATGTCCGCTAG GTGTGATGGAACAAAGAGCTGTACTGTTTCTGCAGCGAACTCCGTTTTCTCTGATCCTTGTGTTGGGACTTATAAATACCTGAATGTGACTTATGACTGTGTCCAACCAA GTGCAGACGCAAAAGCGAATGCGAATACGAAACcgaacacaaaaacaactaaaacaGCGGTGACCTGTGAAGGAGAATCTGCGGGTCTCACATGTG ATGTGGGGATCATAAAGGTTCTTAAAGCCAATTATGGGCGGACTGATTGCAAAACGTGCGCTAGTGGGAAACCAGCTGATCAGCTCTCAAATACACGCTGTCTCGCACAGTCTTCTCTCTCCACAATGTCTGATCG GTGTGATGGAACACAGAGCTGTACTGTTCCTGCAGTGAACTCCGTTTTCTCTGATCCTTGTTATGGTACTTATAAATACCTGGATGTGACTTATGACTGTGTCAAATCAA GTGCAGATGCAAAAACGAATACGAAACCGACAAACCCAAAAACGAAAACAATGGTGACCTGTGAAGGAGAATCTGCGAGTCTCAAATGTG atgTGGGATTCATAAAGGTTCTTAAAGCCAATTATGGGCGGACTGATTGCAAAACGTGTGCAAGTGGGAAACCAGCTGATCAGCTCTCAAATACACGCTGTCTCGCACAGTCTTCTCTCTGCACAATGTCCGCTCG GTGTGATGGAACACAGAGCTGTACTGTTCCTGCAGTGAACTCCGTTTTCTCTGATCCTTGTGTTGGGACTTATAAATACCTGAATGTGACTTATGACTGTGTCCAATCAA AGGAACAATGTAACCGGTGTCAGATGGG GTGA